From a region of the Enterobacter cancerogenus genome:
- a CDS encoding phage baseplate assembly protein V, translating into MPDFSGLVDKRIRKALSGIRLAFRGVLTRITTTGGVQTAQVAGLAPEGLEGIEMFQQYGFTTVPPEGAMAIVLPLGGRTSHGIVIATEHSSYRLQGLESGEVAIYTDEGASIVLKRNRIIAVTCDDWELNCKRMKVNASESAAFTTPELSTSEKLTVQGLISGNGGMVIKGAEGGVTASFEGNISHTGGTITSVAVTINGVQIGTHIHDTPDGPSGKPRN; encoded by the coding sequence ATGCCTGATTTTTCTGGACTGGTAGATAAACGCATCCGTAAGGCGCTCAGCGGCATACGTCTGGCCTTTCGTGGCGTGCTGACCCGTATCACCACCACGGGGGGCGTACAGACCGCGCAGGTGGCCGGACTGGCCCCTGAAGGGCTGGAAGGCATTGAGATGTTCCAGCAGTACGGTTTCACCACCGTACCGCCAGAGGGTGCGATGGCGATTGTGCTGCCGCTGGGCGGACGAACCAGTCACGGGATCGTGATTGCCACCGAACACAGCAGCTACCGTCTGCAGGGGCTGGAGTCCGGCGAGGTGGCCATCTATACCGATGAGGGAGCCAGCATCGTCCTGAAACGTAACCGCATCATTGCTGTCACCTGCGACGACTGGGAGCTGAACTGCAAGCGCATGAAGGTTAACGCCTCGGAGTCTGCAGCGTTCACCACGCCGGAGCTGAGTACCTCGGAGAAGCTGACCGTACAGGGGCTTATCAGCGGCAACGGCGGTATGGTCATTAAAGGCGCTGAAGGTGGCGTGACGGCCTCGTTTGAGGGTAATATCAGCCATACGGGCGGCACCATCACCTCGGTTGCGGTCACCATCAACGGTGTGCAGATTGGGACGCATATCCACGACACCCCGGATGGCCCGTCAGGTAAACCACGCAACTAG
- the apbE gene encoding FAD:protein FMN transferase ApbE yields MDMTFLRASFLATLLLLTACDASTPPEKTTAPAPTVLDGKTMGTVWRVSVMNLDNARADELREKIQSQLDADDQLLSTWKNDSALMRFNLSRSTSLWPVSEAMADIVTEAMRVGYKTNGAMDVTVGPLVNLWGFGPTKQPDTTPDQAAIDDARARTGLQHLTTIYQYGQQYLQKDIPDLFVDLSTVGEGYAADHLAKLMAQEGISRYLVSVGGALVSRGMNASGEPWRVAIQKPTDQQNAVQAIVDINGHGISTSGSYRNYYELDGKRISHVIDPQTGRPITHNLVSVTVIAPTALEADAWDTGLMVLGTEKAKEVVRQEGLAVYMITKEADGFKTWHSPQFDSFLVKEQN; encoded by the coding sequence ATGGACATGACTTTTTTACGCGCCAGCTTTTTGGCTACGCTTTTACTTCTGACAGCATGCGACGCATCAACGCCTCCGGAAAAAACCACCGCGCCAGCGCCAACGGTTCTGGATGGTAAAACCATGGGCACCGTCTGGCGCGTCAGCGTGATGAACCTAGACAACGCGCGCGCCGACGAACTCCGCGAAAAAATCCAGTCGCAGCTGGATGCTGACGATCAGCTGCTGTCGACCTGGAAAAATGACTCCGCGCTGATGCGCTTCAATCTTTCCAGAAGCACCTCGCTGTGGCCAGTCAGTGAGGCGATGGCCGACATCGTGACCGAAGCAATGCGCGTGGGATACAAAACCAACGGCGCGATGGATGTCACCGTCGGGCCGCTGGTGAACCTCTGGGGCTTTGGCCCCACTAAACAGCCTGACACCACCCCCGACCAGGCGGCGATTGATGACGCCCGCGCCCGCACGGGGTTACAGCATCTGACGACGATCTATCAGTACGGTCAGCAGTATCTTCAGAAAGATATTCCCGATCTGTTTGTCGACCTTTCGACGGTAGGCGAGGGCTATGCAGCGGACCATCTTGCTAAGCTGATGGCGCAGGAAGGGATTTCACGGTATCTGGTTTCAGTGGGTGGTGCGCTGGTCAGCCGGGGCATGAACGCCAGCGGTGAACCGTGGCGGGTGGCGATCCAAAAGCCAACCGACCAGCAGAACGCGGTTCAGGCGATTGTGGATATCAACGGTCACGGCATCAGCACCTCCGGCAGCTACCGCAACTACTATGAACTTGACGGTAAACGGATTTCGCATGTGATCGACCCGCAGACGGGACGTCCAATCACGCATAACCTGGTCTCGGTCACGGTTATCGCCCCGACGGCGCTGGAGGCGGACGCCTGGGACACCGGGCTGATGGTGCTGGGTACCGAGAAAGCTAAAGAGGTAGTGCGTCAGGAAGGGCTGGCCGTTTACATGATCACCAAAGAGGCGGATGGATTCAAAACCTGGCATTCACCGCAGTTCGACAGCTTTCTGGTTAAGGAACAAAATTAA
- a CDS encoding DNA circularization protein, whose amino-acid sequence MAETINDIAAALGVDLLMPASFRGVEFDCLFTRDTLAKDTVSYAYPYRDGEEVEDQGLKAVNFRLQAIFWGNRYQTQLKAFLNALKTAGTGELVHPVYGSVPDVQFLEAGVFHEVEPVNAVTVDLVFVESGKPDALFATTHYEADGDSIFDSAIGWFGDAMDRLRDIQQDIARVTNIIASAEYVVNALANEVQSTIGSALDYLDYPTAFISDLKHLTGAFTDRLSLSEASRLSDWNALTGLKDTMLTLPAQRTTSQQTMSSGSVFASTLRRASVMPQSDTEMINQAIRLVAVSEMTDTASDIFVNENASPTLSSNDIERITGDVRTLIVEAIAAQRASVSARMATAVREQAGTPDTRQDQAIIAALQESAWHLQEQARGLILALPPLVQRQVTRRCNLPLLAFEWYGDASRATQLARLNPSLRESNNLNPGDVLYAWAR is encoded by the coding sequence ATGGCTGAGACCATCAACGACATTGCCGCAGCTCTGGGCGTTGACCTGCTGATGCCCGCCTCGTTCCGGGGCGTGGAGTTTGACTGTCTGTTTACCCGCGACACGCTGGCAAAGGACACCGTGTCCTACGCTTACCCGTACCGGGACGGCGAAGAGGTGGAAGACCAGGGGCTGAAGGCGGTGAACTTCCGCCTGCAGGCTATCTTCTGGGGCAACCGCTACCAGACGCAGCTTAAAGCCTTTTTAAACGCCCTTAAAACGGCGGGCACCGGCGAGCTGGTTCACCCGGTATACGGCTCGGTGCCGGACGTGCAGTTTCTGGAGGCCGGAGTATTCCATGAGGTGGAGCCGGTTAACGCAGTCACCGTCGATCTGGTCTTTGTGGAGAGCGGTAAGCCCGATGCGCTGTTCGCCACCACCCATTACGAGGCAGACGGCGACAGTATTTTCGACAGCGCGATCGGCTGGTTCGGGGACGCAATGGACCGGCTTCGCGATATTCAGCAGGATATCGCCCGCGTCACCAATATCATCGCCTCAGCCGAGTACGTGGTAAACGCCCTGGCAAACGAGGTGCAGTCCACCATCGGCAGCGCCCTCGACTATCTGGACTACCCGACCGCCTTTATCTCCGACCTGAAGCACCTGACCGGTGCATTCACTGACCGGCTGTCGCTGAGCGAGGCTTCCCGCCTGTCGGACTGGAACGCCCTGACCGGGCTGAAGGACACCATGCTGACGTTACCGGCTCAGCGCACCACCTCGCAGCAAACCATGTCCTCCGGCAGCGTATTCGCTTCCACGCTACGCCGCGCCAGCGTGATGCCGCAGAGCGATACGGAGATGATCAACCAGGCCATCCGACTGGTGGCCGTGAGCGAAATGACCGACACGGCCAGCGATATCTTTGTGAATGAGAACGCCTCCCCGACGCTGTCCTCCAACGATATTGAGCGCATTACCGGCGATGTGCGCACCCTGATTGTGGAGGCGATAGCGGCCCAGCGGGCGTCCGTCTCGGCGCGTATGGCCACTGCCGTTCGCGAGCAGGCCGGTACGCCGGACACCCGTCAGGATCAGGCCATCATTGCCGCGCTGCAGGAAAGCGCCTGGCACCTCCAGGAGCAGGCTCGCGGGTTGATTCTGGCGTTGCCGCCGTTGGTGCAGCGTCAGGTGACGCGCCGCTGTAATCTGCCCCTGCTGGCATTTGAGTGGTACGGCGACGCGTCCCGCGCCACGCAGCTGGCCCGCCTTAATCCATCATTGCGCGAGTCAAATAACCTGAATCCGGGGGATGTGCTGTATGCCTGGGCAAGATGA
- a CDS encoding tail fiber assembly protein → MTFKMSDNAQTIKVFNLRADTNEFIGAGDAYIAPHTGLPANCTEIAPPAIPVDHVAIFDEAKQAWSLIEDHRGVTVYDTASGASTVIEELGPLPENVVTTAPLGKYEKWDGKAWIKDEEAEKDALLAEATAKQSQLITEARQVIGEWQTALMLGSLSETNKAKLQTWLNYIEVLKNVDLSKPEWPEKPEQ, encoded by the coding sequence ATGACTTTTAAAATGTCCGACAACGCACAAACCATCAAAGTTTTTAATTTGCGTGCTGACACTAATGAATTTATCGGTGCCGGTGATGCGTATATTGCACCACATACAGGATTACCCGCCAACTGTACCGAAATAGCGCCACCGGCGATTCCTGTCGACCATGTCGCTATTTTTGATGAAGCGAAGCAGGCGTGGTCGCTCATCGAAGACCATCGCGGCGTCACCGTTTATGATACTGCCTCCGGGGCATCAACTGTCATTGAGGAGCTGGGGCCGCTGCCGGAGAACGTGGTGACGACAGCTCCCTTAGGGAAGTATGAGAAGTGGGACGGGAAAGCCTGGATCAAGGATGAGGAAGCGGAAAAAGATGCACTACTGGCAGAGGCAACAGCCAAACAAAGCCAGTTAATCACTGAAGCCCGCCAGGTTATCGGCGAATGGCAGACCGCACTTATGTTGGGGTCACTCTCTGAAACTAACAAAGCCAAGTTACAGACCTGGCTCAACTATATCGAGGTGCTGAAAAATGTCGACCTCAGCAAGCCAGAGTGGCCGGAAAAACCAGAACAATAA
- a CDS encoding DUF1378 family protein — protein MTLIQTVLLYGCTAVCALYLIAGGYKTIRAYIRKKIDQAAEAKTAAAKEA, from the coding sequence ATGACGTTGATTCAGACTGTATTACTTTATGGTTGCACTGCTGTTTGTGCGCTCTATCTGATTGCTGGTGGCTATAAAACCATTCGGGCTTATATTCGTAAAAAGATTGACCAGGCTGCTGAGGCAAAAACAGCGGCAGCAAAAGAAGCCTGA
- a CDS encoding YmfQ family protein — protein MTGNDWRELLYLLLPDGYARDGKRLNAELQAEGNMLANVERSAQEVLNGVTPFTAVALLSDWERVLGLSVSNGMTIQARRQQIMAKLNETGGLSRSYFIRLAKSLGYDVTIDEPEPFRCGRNRCGDRLWIPEIVWVWIVNIQDGQVPIYRFRCGSSATGERLMSFGQNMLESIFRDLKPAHTQVVFNYVENKT, from the coding sequence ATGACCGGGAACGACTGGCGCGAACTGTTGTACCTGCTGCTACCCGATGGCTATGCACGCGATGGTAAGCGGCTGAACGCTGAACTGCAGGCCGAGGGGAATATGCTGGCCAATGTCGAGCGCAGCGCTCAGGAGGTGCTGAACGGCGTGACGCCCTTTACCGCTGTGGCGCTGCTGTCGGACTGGGAGCGCGTGCTGGGGCTTTCAGTGAGCAACGGCATGACCATTCAGGCCCGTCGCCAGCAGATTATGGCGAAGCTGAACGAAACCGGAGGGCTGAGCCGCAGCTACTTTATCCGCCTGGCAAAGTCGCTGGGCTATGACGTCACCATCGACGAGCCGGAGCCGTTCCGCTGTGGCCGTAACCGTTGCGGTGACCGTCTGTGGATACCGGAAATTGTCTGGGTGTGGATTGTGAATATTCAGGATGGTCAGGTGCCGATTTACCGCTTCCGCTGCGGCAGTTCGGCTACGGGTGAGCGCCTGATGTCATTTGGCCAGAATATGCTGGAGAGCATATTCCGCGATTTAAAACCTGCTCATACACAGGTTGTATTTAATTACGTGGAGAATAAAACGTAA
- a CDS encoding phage baseplate assembly protein — MPGQDEQRLTLRIGGRSHDDWERFEVDSDLLTPAGGWQLSVGTAEPVLPANVEAGARAELRYGDSTIMTGMIDELSHDVSRGQHMLELTGRDAAAVLVDCSAPIFTAQEMTLQEVISQVIKPLGVTTIRMQAETPGSVKKVSIEPGDSAWDALKRVAEMSGLWPWMAPDGTLIIGGPDYSATPVDTLIMHRNGQNNNLLRLGKRTDMSGRYSQTTVLAQGHGTGHEDGKANRKCTVKDTTMTLYRPRIVVEGDSQSDEEVQFRARKLQADARLNGFALSATLRGFTTANGTLWAPGQRVYVKSDVHGVDDVYFIMRRTFRGGRGQRQETSLLLREDGIWLPDAYPKSGHRKGHRRGKKDKGLWTTWEQVDNA, encoded by the coding sequence ATGCCTGGGCAAGATGAGCAGCGCCTGACGCTGCGTATCGGGGGGCGGTCGCACGACGACTGGGAGCGCTTTGAGGTGGATTCCGACCTGCTGACTCCTGCGGGCGGCTGGCAGTTGTCGGTCGGCACCGCCGAGCCGGTGTTGCCCGCGAACGTGGAGGCCGGAGCCAGAGCTGAGCTGCGCTACGGCGACAGCACCATAATGACCGGCATGATTGATGAGCTGAGTCACGACGTGAGCCGTGGCCAGCATATGCTGGAGCTGACCGGGCGCGACGCAGCGGCGGTACTGGTTGACTGTTCGGCCCCCATTTTTACCGCACAGGAAATGACGCTGCAGGAGGTTATCTCGCAGGTGATTAAGCCGCTGGGCGTGACCACTATCCGCATGCAGGCTGAGACCCCCGGCAGCGTGAAGAAGGTCAGCATCGAGCCGGGAGACAGCGCGTGGGACGCCCTGAAGCGCGTCGCTGAAATGAGTGGCCTGTGGCCGTGGATGGCCCCGGACGGCACGCTGATTATCGGCGGGCCGGACTACAGTGCCACGCCGGTGGACACGCTCATCATGCACCGTAACGGGCAGAACAATAACCTGCTCAGGCTGGGCAAGCGTACCGATATGAGCGGGCGATACTCTCAGACCACAGTACTGGCGCAGGGTCACGGCACCGGGCATGAAGACGGCAAGGCCAACCGCAAATGCACGGTGAAAGATACCACCATGACGCTCTACCGCCCGCGCATCGTGGTAGAGGGTGACTCACAGAGCGATGAAGAGGTGCAGTTTCGCGCCCGTAAGCTGCAGGCAGATGCCAGGCTGAACGGTTTTGCGCTCTCGGCCACCCTGCGGGGCTTCACCACCGCGAACGGCACGCTGTGGGCGCCGGGCCAGCGGGTTTACGTTAAAAGCGACGTCCATGGAGTCGACGACGTTTACTTCATCATGCGCCGCACCTTCCGGGGCGGTCGTGGCCAGCGGCAGGAAACCTCGCTACTGCTGCGTGAGGACGGTATCTGGCTGCCGGATGCATATCCGAAGTCCGGCCATCGCAAGGGACACCGGCGCGGCAAAAAAGACAAGGGACTGTGGACAACATGGGAGCAGGTCGACAATGCCTGA
- a CDS encoding porin OmpC — translation MKVKVLSLLVPALLVAGAANAAEIYNKDGNKLDLYGKVDGLHYFSDDKSADGDQTYMRLGFKGETQVNDQLTGYGQWEYQIQGNTDESDNQSWTRVAFAGLKFADAGSFDYGRNYGVIYDVTSWTDVLPEFGGDTYGADNFMQSRANGVATYRNQDFFGLVDGLNFALQYQGKNGSVSGENDAGRSTLKQNGDGYGASLSYNLGEGFSIGGAMSSSKRTSDQNNTAALGDGDRAEVYTGGLKYDANNIYLAAQYSQTYNATRFGNSQSTSDIYGFANKAQNFEVVAQYQFDFGLRPSVAYLQSKGKDIEGYGDQDLLKYVDVGATYYFNKNMSTYVDYKINLVDENEFTRQAGIGTDDIVALGLVYQF, via the coding sequence ATGAAAGTTAAAGTTCTTTCCCTCCTGGTACCAGCTCTGCTGGTAGCAGGCGCAGCAAATGCGGCTGAAATTTATAACAAAGACGGCAACAAATTAGATCTGTACGGCAAAGTAGATGGTCTGCACTATTTCTCTGATGACAAGAGCGCTGACGGCGACCAGACCTACATGCGTCTTGGCTTCAAAGGCGAAACTCAGGTTAACGACCAGCTGACCGGTTACGGCCAGTGGGAATACCAGATTCAGGGTAACACCGATGAAAGCGACAACCAGTCCTGGACGCGTGTGGCGTTCGCGGGTCTGAAATTCGCTGACGCGGGTTCTTTCGATTACGGTCGTAACTACGGCGTAATCTACGACGTGACCTCCTGGACCGACGTCCTGCCAGAGTTTGGCGGCGACACTTACGGCGCAGACAACTTCATGCAATCCCGTGCCAACGGCGTAGCAACCTACCGTAACCAGGACTTCTTCGGTCTGGTTGATGGCCTGAACTTTGCTCTGCAGTATCAGGGTAAAAACGGCAGCGTCAGCGGTGAAAACGATGCGGGTCGTAGCACCCTGAAACAGAACGGCGACGGTTACGGGGCATCCCTGTCCTACAACCTGGGCGAAGGCTTCAGCATCGGCGGTGCGATGTCCTCTTCCAAACGTACCTCTGACCAGAACAACACCGCAGCACTGGGTGATGGCGATCGCGCAGAAGTGTACACCGGTGGTCTGAAATACGACGCCAACAACATCTACCTGGCCGCGCAGTACTCTCAGACCTATAACGCAACCCGTTTCGGTAATTCCCAGAGCACCAGCGACATCTACGGTTTTGCGAACAAAGCGCAGAACTTCGAAGTGGTTGCTCAGTACCAGTTCGACTTCGGCCTGCGTCCATCCGTGGCGTACCTGCAGTCTAAAGGCAAAGACATCGAAGGTTACGGCGATCAGGATCTGCTGAAATATGTTGATGTTGGCGCGACTTACTACTTCAACAAAAACATGTCTACCTACGTTGATTACAAAATCAACCTCGTGGACGAAAACGAATTCACCCGTCAGGCGGGTATCGGTACTGATGATATCGTAGCGCTGGGTCTGGTTTACCAGTTCTAA
- a CDS encoding baseplate J/gp47 family protein has protein sequence MARSVPALADITQQQLRDIRNQLPDADVSGDSDYAIRANAVSGVAQGLYNDQSWILRQIFPDTADHDWLVMHARSRGLSPKPASAASGQVTLTGSAGLKVASGLQFRPRGGNVLYQTTAEATLSDKGTVTVSASAMTPGVVGNLSDNTAATLLSAPQGIDSAVTIKTMRGGTDAESDDSLLSRLLELMRRPPAGGNKYDYRRWAMEVSGVSEAYVYPLRRGYGTVDVVITASGGLPSDETLKAVQAHIDDQRPVTAKDTLVMAPEPVSTDISVKVSLDGLSLDEARTQITQVLTDYFSRLAPGEIAVRTQMGALISDITGVVDYELTAPTGNVVPEVSEKTVQWIRPGTITVDELK, from the coding sequence ATGGCTCGCAGCGTACCGGCACTCGCCGACATTACTCAACAACAGCTACGGGATATCCGCAACCAGCTCCCGGATGCGGACGTCTCCGGTGACAGTGATTACGCCATCCGGGCGAACGCCGTCTCCGGCGTGGCGCAGGGTCTGTACAACGACCAGAGCTGGATACTGCGCCAGATATTTCCCGACACCGCCGATCATGACTGGCTGGTAATGCATGCCCGCTCACGTGGTCTTTCCCCTAAACCCGCCAGCGCAGCAAGCGGTCAGGTCACGCTCACCGGCTCTGCGGGCCTGAAGGTGGCCAGCGGTCTGCAGTTCCGTCCGCGCGGCGGCAATGTCCTGTACCAGACCACGGCAGAGGCCACGCTCAGCGATAAAGGCACCGTTACCGTGAGCGCCAGCGCCATGACTCCTGGCGTCGTGGGCAACCTCAGTGACAACACCGCTGCCACGCTGCTCAGTGCCCCGCAGGGTATCGACAGTGCGGTAACGATTAAGACCATGCGCGGTGGCACGGATGCCGAGAGCGACGACTCGCTGCTCTCCCGCCTGCTGGAGCTGATGCGCCGCCCGCCAGCCGGGGGCAACAAATACGACTACCGCCGCTGGGCGATGGAGGTCAGCGGCGTATCAGAGGCGTATGTTTACCCCCTGCGCCGGGGCTATGGCACGGTGGACGTGGTGATTACCGCCAGCGGCGGCCTGCCGTCCGACGAGACTCTCAAGGCGGTGCAGGCCCATATCGACGACCAGCGCCCGGTAACGGCGAAAGACACGCTGGTGATGGCCCCGGAGCCGGTGAGTACCGATATCTCAGTCAAAGTCAGCCTCGACGGGCTGTCGCTTGATGAGGCCAGGACGCAGATAACCCAGGTGCTGACGGACTACTTCAGCCGTCTGGCTCCGGGTGAGATTGCGGTCAGAACCCAGATGGGAGCGCTTATCTCCGATATTACCGGCGTGGTGGACTACGAGCTGACCGCGCCGACCGGTAACGTCGTGCCGGAGGTCAGCGAGAAGACCGTGCAGTGGATACGTCCGGGCACCATCACCGTGGATGAACTCAAATGA
- a CDS encoding acyltransferase family protein: MAEKKNGTLNSIQILRGIAAVAVMLVHHQAFIPLPANAPFGKIIPGGSWGVDLFFLISGFIAAYTVSPSSIGTRAGANYLLRRLIRILPLYYILTMLSFGSDATAWLHSLKSMLFIPIGGDNGPAYGGAQIGQGWTLNYEMYFYLVVTVSFVFGKYKWLFSITLISSVIGLPLMLNSLPENYLIYGFSFPYTYFSMITHPIVFEFLAGSLLGMYYPRMRVITRQSETCLYFCFIGIFLYNVYAPHWVGHGLQGWGFPCLLLLVAMLKLEKSGFRFNNRALLHLGACSYSIYLLHENIKNIFIKIAKHAAHLFVMPDILILVLSLATTFIVAHYTHRIIEVRLSDWLKTRLLQKRLTGGASVTPPL, translated from the coding sequence ATGGCAGAAAAGAAAAACGGTACGCTTAACTCAATTCAGATCCTGCGCGGCATAGCCGCTGTTGCGGTCATGCTGGTTCACCATCAGGCGTTTATACCATTACCCGCAAATGCTCCGTTCGGGAAGATAATACCTGGTGGCTCCTGGGGAGTAGACCTGTTCTTCCTGATTAGTGGGTTTATTGCGGCTTATACGGTATCGCCGAGTAGTATTGGTACAAGAGCGGGGGCAAACTACCTGTTGCGCCGACTAATCAGGATACTTCCTCTTTATTACATATTAACGATGCTGAGTTTTGGTTCGGATGCCACAGCCTGGTTGCACAGTCTGAAGTCGATGCTATTTATCCCTATTGGTGGTGACAATGGCCCGGCCTATGGGGGCGCACAAATCGGCCAGGGATGGACGTTAAACTACGAGATGTATTTCTATCTGGTAGTTACTGTTTCCTTTGTTTTTGGTAAATACAAATGGCTATTTTCCATAACGCTGATAAGTAGCGTTATAGGCTTACCCCTTATGCTGAACTCCTTGCCAGAAAACTATTTAATTTATGGATTTTCATTCCCGTATACTTACTTTTCAATGATAACTCACCCTATCGTTTTTGAGTTTCTTGCCGGTTCTCTGCTGGGGATGTATTACCCTCGAATGCGGGTAATTACAAGGCAAAGCGAAACATGCCTGTACTTCTGTTTTATAGGGATTTTCCTCTACAACGTCTATGCCCCACATTGGGTCGGGCATGGCCTTCAGGGTTGGGGGTTCCCTTGTCTCTTGCTGTTAGTAGCCATGTTGAAACTCGAAAAAAGCGGCTTCCGGTTCAACAATCGTGCGCTGCTTCATTTGGGGGCATGTTCATATTCAATTTATCTTTTACATGAAAATATTAAGAACATTTTCATTAAGATTGCAAAACATGCCGCACACTTATTTGTAATGCCTGACATACTGATATTGGTTTTATCCCTAGCCACAACGTTTATTGTCGCACACTATACACACAGGATTATTGAGGTAAGATTATCAGACTGGCTTAAAACGCGGTTATTGCAAAAAAGGTTAACGGGCGGAGCCAGTGTCACCCCTCCCTTATAG
- a CDS encoding phage GP46 family protein encodes MDAYIDQTTGDYTGKRCTDLHNAVWLRLRIRKGTYWADPQMGSRLHELARAKDTPQTRTLARQYAEQALQPLIDDKRATAVNVDVSSPETGWLWLSITVTSAGGDVLTFRHPVKVV; translated from the coding sequence ATGGACGCCTATATCGATCAAACTACCGGCGATTACACCGGAAAACGCTGTACCGACCTGCATAACGCGGTCTGGCTGCGTCTGCGCATCCGCAAGGGCACTTACTGGGCTGACCCGCAGATGGGGTCTCGCCTGCACGAACTGGCCCGCGCGAAGGATACGCCGCAGACCCGCACGCTGGCCCGCCAGTATGCCGAACAGGCGCTGCAGCCGCTGATTGATGACAAAAGGGCAACCGCTGTGAATGTGGACGTCTCCTCGCCGGAAACCGGCTGGCTGTGGCTTTCCATCACGGTCACCAGCGCGGGCGGGGATGTGCTGACCTTCAGGCATCCGGTCAAAGTGGTTTAA
- a CDS encoding phage tail protein, whose product MKDIIEPVDTDDGLFHDGDPSTGAEGTIVYAKIMNALQGGIIDVQTESKNILAEAKMTPDPSKNNQLVTAIKAIATAIAATAASVAVPVGTPLAWPTTTPPDGYAIMQGQTFDTAKYPKTAAAYPSGKLPDMRGQTIKGAPDGRALLSLEADGIKSHAHTATASNTDLGTKTSSAFDYGTKTTSSTNLGTKATTSFDYGTKTTNSAGAHTHNYNDNYVAGAAGPDGAGDKKGPRATTSAGAHTHTVAIGAHTHNIVLGAHTHTVAIGAHTHAIVMGAHGHTITVAAAGNAENTVKNIAFNYIVRLA is encoded by the coding sequence ATGAAAGATATTATCGAGCCGGTTGATACCGACGATGGATTATTTCACGATGGCGACCCGTCAACCGGCGCGGAAGGCACCATCGTTTACGCGAAAATCATGAACGCGCTTCAGGGCGGTATTATTGATGTTCAGACCGAGAGTAAAAATATTCTGGCTGAAGCTAAAATGACGCCTGACCCGTCGAAGAATAACCAGCTGGTGACGGCAATAAAAGCCATTGCTACGGCGATTGCGGCCACCGCTGCGTCTGTGGCTGTCCCCGTTGGCACACCGCTGGCATGGCCAACAACCACGCCACCTGACGGATACGCCATCATGCAAGGGCAGACGTTTGACACCGCCAAATACCCGAAAACCGCTGCGGCCTATCCGTCCGGTAAGCTGCCTGATATGCGCGGACAAACCATTAAAGGTGCGCCTGATGGGCGTGCCTTACTGAGCCTTGAGGCCGATGGCATCAAGTCACACGCGCATACTGCGACGGCGTCAAATACTGACCTCGGCACCAAGACCTCATCCGCTTTTGATTATGGTACGAAAACCACATCAAGTACGAATTTGGGGACTAAGGCCACAACATCTTTTGATTACGGGACAAAGACAACAAACAGTGCTGGTGCTCATACACATAATTACAACGATAACTATGTTGCAGGTGCAGCTGGCCCTGACGGAGCTGGAGATAAAAAGGGGCCACGAGCGACTACATCAGCTGGTGCGCACACACATACCGTTGCTATAGGCGCACATACTCATAACATTGTGCTTGGTGCCCATACCCATACGGTAGCCATTGGTGCACATACTCACGCTATCGTTATGGGAGCACACGGTCATACTATTACGGTCGCCGCAGCCGGTAATGCGGAAAACACCGTTAAAAACATCGCATTTAATTATATTGTGAGGCTAGCATGA